In Streptomyces durocortorensis, a genomic segment contains:
- a CDS encoding BTAD domain-containing putative transcriptional regulator: MPTTAITDRPTDTALGHLERRVLCAVGCGLRDDEIAAALDLPEDSVAEQLARILGKLGLRDRAAAIVHAFDRGLVVPGSGPRTRSAHPAPPVVEVSVLGPLLASQDGLPLSLGPLRQQAVLAALALCSGRTLSRQELLDGVWGTEPPVANVVPVYIYRLRKALRFGDSPDSVIEHGRRGYRLVSGAVDVDVVRMERLLTDIGAAERAGDAERTVRLCSRALKLFRGEVLAGLPGPLAERERIRLTERRIALVRRKVECQLRLGRHSEAIAELFALSAAHPLDEPVAAMLMRALYRSGRQAEALTVFDRARRRLADDLGVPPSLMLRRTHQMILRGDEAGLGLTGAAG; encoded by the coding sequence ATGCCTACGACCGCGATCACCGACCGACCGACGGACACCGCGCTCGGGCACCTGGAGCGCAGGGTCCTCTGCGCGGTCGGCTGCGGACTGCGGGACGACGAGATCGCCGCCGCGCTCGACCTGCCCGAGGACTCCGTGGCCGAGCAGCTCGCGCGGATCCTCGGGAAACTCGGTCTGCGCGACCGGGCCGCCGCCATCGTCCACGCCTTCGACCGCGGCCTGGTCGTTCCGGGGAGCGGCCCCCGTACGCGCTCGGCGCACCCGGCCCCGCCGGTGGTGGAGGTCTCCGTGCTCGGCCCGCTGCTGGCCTCGCAGGACGGGCTGCCCCTGAGCCTGGGCCCGCTCCGCCAGCAGGCCGTCCTGGCGGCGCTGGCACTGTGCTCGGGGCGGACCCTCAGCCGGCAGGAACTGCTCGACGGCGTGTGGGGCACGGAGCCACCGGTCGCGAACGTGGTGCCCGTGTACATCTACCGGCTACGCAAGGCACTGCGCTTCGGGGACAGCCCGGATTCCGTCATCGAGCACGGCCGACGCGGCTACCGGCTGGTCTCCGGAGCGGTCGACGTCGACGTCGTACGGATGGAGCGGCTGCTCACCGACATCGGCGCGGCGGAGCGGGCGGGCGACGCCGAGCGGACGGTGCGCCTGTGTTCCCGGGCCCTCAAGCTGTTCCGGGGCGAGGTTCTGGCGGGGCTGCCCGGGCCCCTCGCCGAACGGGAGCGGATACGGCTCACGGAGCGCAGGATCGCCCTCGTACGGCGGAAGGTGGAGTGCCAGCTGCGGCTGGGCCGGCACTCCGAGGCCATCGCCGAGCTGTTCGCGCTGTCCGCGGCGCATCCCCTGGACGAGCCGGTGGCCGCGATGCTGATGCGCGCGCTGTACCGCAGCGGCAGACAGGCCGAGGCACTGACCGTGTTCGACCGTGCCCGCCGCCGACTGGCCGACGATCTGGGTGTTCCGCCGAGCCTGATGCTGCGGCGGACGCACCAGATGATTCTGCGCGGCGACGAGGCGGGGCTCGGGCTCACCGGCGCCGCGGGGTGA
- a CDS encoding alpha/beta hydrolase-fold protein, which translates to MALGAGGVLAAASPAAAVGDGHGLRIVDRGESDPRMRYYRFATDAIGWEPAVNVLLPDDYHHSGRRYPVLYLLHGGMEDFISFDHKHIRALTAGKRLIVVMPDGGRTGWYSNPVHSNVGPRDWETFHMHQLLPWIDANFRTYAEYDGRAVSGFSMGGFGALKYAAKYWGHFASVSSHSGPASLRRDHGAVVHWANATSAAVDLNGGSIYGVPLWDERRVTDDNPIERVESYRNKRVFLIAGTSPNPIDWFQTVNENQVLAGQREFKALLDSRGIGHESYEDQGGHFVRHWALERDINGVIARLRKA; encoded by the coding sequence ATGGCCCTGGGCGCCGGAGGCGTCCTCGCGGCGGCCTCACCCGCCGCGGCCGTCGGCGACGGCCACGGCCTGCGCATCGTGGACCGCGGCGAGTCGGACCCCCGGATGCGCTACTACCGGTTCGCGACCGACGCGATCGGCTGGGAACCCGCCGTGAACGTCCTGCTGCCCGACGACTACCACCACAGCGGCCGCAGGTACCCGGTGCTCTACCTCCTCCACGGCGGCATGGAGGACTTCATCAGCTTCGACCACAAGCACATCCGCGCCCTGACCGCCGGAAAGCGGCTCATCGTCGTGATGCCCGACGGCGGACGCACGGGCTGGTACTCCAACCCCGTCCACTCCAACGTCGGCCCCCGCGACTGGGAAACGTTCCACATGCACCAGCTGCTCCCGTGGATCGACGCGAACTTCAGGACGTACGCCGAGTACGACGGCCGCGCCGTCTCCGGGTTCTCCATGGGCGGCTTCGGCGCGCTGAAGTACGCGGCCAAGTACTGGGGCCACTTCGCCTCGGTCAGCTCCCACTCCGGCCCGGCCAGCCTCCGCCGCGACCACGGCGCCGTCGTGCACTGGGCGAACGCGACCTCCGCGGCCGTGGACCTGAACGGCGGTTCGATCTACGGCGTGCCGCTGTGGGACGAGCGCAGGGTCACCGACGACAACCCGATCGAGCGCGTCGAGAGCTACCGGAACAAGCGGGTGTTCCTGATCGCCGGAACGAGCCCCAACCCGATCGACTGGTTCCAGACCGTCAACGAGAACCAGGTCCTCGCCGGGCAGCGGGAGTTCAAGGCCCTGCTCGACTCCCGCGGCATCGGGCACGAGTCGTACGAGGACCAGGGCGGCCACTTCGTACGCCACTGGGCCCTCGAACGCGACATCAACGGCGTGATCGCGAGGCTCCGCAAGGCGTGA
- a CDS encoding serine/threonine protein kinase: MSGIVVHLPQGSGGSGEPYGEAVTLRLGPGERARFGRGSSGRPVELRLADAAISRLAGEIRVTDDHWQLSNYSRTHSYLVENPEGAGEYLRVPPCRAGAPIPFEFSRVVLPTRRDTTVSFQVFAPDHVYLDPQGVGGPWESRTVMAYSLDETATYFLVLVALCEPWLRDQSPVAVPTTPQVVERLRAHEACARLTPRAVTSHIDYLAEEKLRIGLPHAAETGKGDRRNGKREAVVAIALRFGIVQEEHLALLPPRAESAARGR; the protein is encoded by the coding sequence GTGAGTGGCATAGTCGTGCATCTGCCGCAGGGGAGCGGGGGGAGTGGGGAGCCGTACGGTGAGGCGGTGACGCTCCGGCTCGGCCCGGGTGAACGCGCGCGCTTCGGGCGCGGATCATCCGGGAGGCCGGTCGAGTTGCGCCTCGCCGACGCGGCGATATCCCGGCTGGCCGGGGAGATCCGGGTGACCGACGACCACTGGCAGCTGAGCAACTACAGCAGGACCCACAGCTACCTGGTGGAGAACCCGGAAGGAGCGGGGGAGTACCTGCGCGTACCGCCGTGCCGGGCCGGTGCGCCCATTCCGTTCGAGTTCTCCCGGGTGGTGCTGCCCACGCGCCGCGACACCACGGTCTCCTTCCAGGTGTTCGCGCCCGACCACGTCTACCTGGACCCGCAGGGCGTGGGCGGCCCCTGGGAGAGCCGCACGGTCATGGCGTATTCGCTGGATGAGACGGCCACCTACTTCCTGGTGCTCGTGGCGCTCTGCGAACCCTGGCTGCGCGACCAGTCACCCGTGGCCGTGCCGACGACCCCGCAGGTGGTGGAGCGGCTCAGGGCCCATGAGGCCTGCGCGAGACTGACGCCCCGAGCGGTGACGTCGCACATCGACTACCTCGCGGAGGAGAAGCTGCGGATCGGCCTGCCTCACGCGGCCGAGACCGGCAAGGGGGACCGCCGGAACGGGAAGCGCGAGGCCGTGGTCGCCATCGCGCTGAGATTCGGCATAGTCCAGGAGGAGCATCTCGCGCTGCTGCCGCCCCGGGCCGAGTCGGCCGCGCGGGGACGGTAG